Proteins co-encoded in one Leptodactylus fuscus isolate aLepFus1 chromosome 4, aLepFus1.hap2, whole genome shotgun sequence genomic window:
- the LOC142200030 gene encoding succinate-semialdehyde dehydrogenase, mitochondrial-like, translated as MSGLLRLPRRMASSCALPAALLRSAAYIGGSWLQSSDGATFPVLDPATDTELARVTDCGPGECREAVKAAAGAQQSWREVSAKERSVLLRRWYDLMIQNKDELAQIITAENGKPMKEALGEIVYAAGFLEWFSEEARRVYGDVIPVPMKDRRALVLKQPVGVASIITPWNFPSAMITRKVGAALAAGCTVVVKPAEDTPLSALALAELAHQAGVPAGVYNVVPCSREKAPAVGEVLCTHPAVAKISFTGSTATGKTLLRLAADSVKRVSMELGGHAPFIVFDSADVDKAAAGALASKFRNSGQTCVCSNRFLVQKGIHDAFVNKLSALMMKELHIGNGFADGVTQGPLINERAVDKVEHHVKDAVSQGAQLVAGGKRSTIGKNFYEPTLLSHVTPQMLCAREETFGPLAPVIKFDTEEEAIAIANSADVGLAGYFYSQDPAQIWRVAERLEVGMVGVNEGLLSSVECPFGGVKQSGLGREGSRYGIDEYLEVKYVCFGGL; from the exons ATGTCGGGCCTGCTGCGGCTCCCCCGCCGGATGGCGTCCTCCTGTGCCCTGCCCGCTGCTCTCCTCCGCTCTGCCGCTTATATCGGGGGCTCCTGGCTACAATCCTCGGACGGGGCGACCTTCCCTGTGTTGGATCCGGCCACAGACACAGAACTGGCCCGGGTGACAGACTGTGGCCCTGGAGAGTGCAGGGAGGCGGTGAAGGCGGCGGCGGGGGCCCAGCAGTCCTGGAGGGAGGTGTCCGCTAAG GAGCGGAGCGTTCTCTTGCGCCGGTGGTATGATCTGATGATCCAGAATAAAGATGAGCTCGCCCAAATTATCACAGCGGAAAAT GGGAAGCCGATGAAAGAAGCCCTTGGAGAAATCGTCTATGCTGCAGGGTTCCTTGAGTGGTTTTCAGAAGAGGCGCGCCGCGTATATGGAGATGTCATTCCTGTGCCCATGAAGGATCGCCGAGCGTTAGTCCTCAAGCAGCCGGTTGGAGTGGCCTCCATTATAACCCCG TGGAACTTCCCCAGTGCCATGATCACCAGGAAGGTTGGCGCCGCCCTGGCTGCGGGCTGTACCGTGGTCGTGAAGCCGGCAGAAGATACCCCGCTGTCTGCCCTGGCGCTTGCAGAG CTCGCTCACCAGGCCGGGGTCCCGGCAGGGGTATATAACGTCGTGCCCTGCTCTCGGGAGAAGGCTCCGGCCGTCGGAGAAGTTCTCTGCACACACCCGGCTGTAGCTAAGATTTCTTTTACTGGGTCCACAGCAACAGGGAAG ACCCTTCTCCGACTTGCAGCCGATTCTGTGAAGAGGGTGTCTATGGAGCTGGGCGGACATGCCCCCTTCATTGTTTTTGACAGCGCGGATGTTGACAAGGCGGCCGCAGGAGCTCTCGCTTCTAAATTTCGCAATTCTGGACAG ACTTGTGTGTGTTCAAACAGATTCCTGGTTCAGAAGGGAATACACGACGCCTTTGTGAATAAATTGTCAGCCCTGATGATGAAGGAGCTCCATATTGGCAATGGCTTTGCTGACGGTGTGACCCAGGGGCCCCTCATCAATGAGAGAGCTGTGGACAAG GTTGAGCACCATGTAAAAGACGCCGTGTCTCAAGGAGCTCAACTCGTCGCTGGAGGCAAGCGCTCAACTATAGGGAAGAACTTCTATGAGCCGACCCTGCTGAGCCACGTGACCCCGCAGATGCTTTGTGCGAGAGAGGAAACCTTCGGACCCCTGGCTCCTGTCATCAA ATTTGACACTGAAGAGGAGGCCATTGCAATCGCAAATTCAGCCGATGTCGGCTTAGCAG GTTACTTCTATTCTCAGGACCCAGCTCAGATCTGGAGAGTGGCGGAGCGTCTAGAAGTTGGCATGGTGGGGGTTAATGAAGGATTGCTATCCTCTGTCGAGTGTCCGTTTGGTGGAGTCAAACAGTCAGGCCTTGGAAGAGAAGGATCCAGATACGGCATCGATGAGTATTTAGAAGTGAAATATGTTTGCTTTGGAGGCCTATAA